DNA sequence from the Streptomyces sp. NBC_01497 genome:
GCAGAGCGGCGAGATCCAGCGGATCGCGGCGGACCCGGCGGTCGGCGTGGAGACACTGCGGGCCGCCTTCCAGCAGATCTACCGGACGCTCGACGCCATCGACACGTACAAGGTGCAGGCAACCGAAGCCATGGCGACGACCGTCGAGTCGCTGAGCGGCGAACTGCGCACGGCGCGCACGCACCTGGAGCGCAGCCGCTCGGCCAACGCACTGGAAGGCGGTACGCGCTGATGCGCACGGGATCCCCGGGCCCGCGATCACGTCGTACCGGGCCGCTGCGGGTGCTCGCCGCGTTCGCCGTGACGCTGCTGGCGGCGACGGCGTGCACGTCCGGCGGCAGGGGCGGCGCGGACGGCCGCGTGCCGGTCCGCGCCACCACGCCCGCCACCTACCACCAGGGCACACTGCGGGTCCTCGCCTCCAGTGAGCTGTCCGACATGGCGAAGATCCTCACCGACGCCCGCAAGGCGACGGGCGTCGATGTGAAGATGACGTACTCCGGCACGCTCGACGCGGCGGAACTCGTCGCGGACGGCGGTGCCGACGGCCGCTACGACGCGATCTGGCTGTCCTCCAACGACTACCTGCGGCTCCTGCCGGGCACCGGCCCGAAGATCACCGACGAGACGCCCGTCATGTCCTCACCGGTGGCCATCGGAGTCCGGGCCGAGGACGCCGGCCTGCTCGGCCGCCCGGCGTCGGACGTGACCTGGTCGGACGTCTACGACGCGGTCACCCGCCGGGGACTGACGTACGGCATGACCGACCCGGCCCGCTCCAACTCCGGCTACGCGGCGCTGATCTCGGTCACCTCCGCGCTCTCCGACGCGCAGTCCGCACTCACCCAGGCCGACGTGGACCGCACCTCCGCGAAGCTCACGTCCTTCTTCTCCGGTCAGAAACTGACGTCGGGGTCCTCGGGGTGGCTGGCGAGCGCGTACCGGCGCGACGGCTCGGTCAACGCGATGATCAACTACGAGTCGGTGCTGACCGAGCTGAACCGCACCGAGCACGCCGGGCTGAGCGTGATCCGCCCGAAGGACGGCGTGGTCACCGCCAACTACCCGTTCACCCTGCTGACGTCGGCGCCCCAGGACGCCCGCACCTCGGCCGACGCGCTCACCGGCTACCTGCGCACCCCGGCGGTCCAGGAGCGGATCAGCCGGCAGACCTACCGGCGGCCGGTCGTGCCCGCCGCGGCCCCGGCCCCCGGGCTCGGCACGGACAAGCGGCGCGAACTCCCCTTCCCCGGCTCGCTCGCGGTGGCAGGCGGCCTGCTCGACGCGTACGAGAACAAGCTGCGCCGCCCTTCGCGCACGGTCTACGTGCTCGACACGTCGGGCTCGATGGCCGGTGACCGGCTCGCCCGCCTGAAGAGGGCACTCATCGGCCTGACCGGTTCCGGGACGGGCGGGGGCGGTGCGGGCGGGGGCGGTGCGAGCGGCGACGGTGCGGGCGGTGCGGACGACGGCTTCCGGGACCGCGAACAGGTGACGCTGATGCCGTTCGGCACCACGGTGAAACAGGTGACGACCCGCACGGTCGCCCCGGCCGACCCGACGGCGTCGCTGGCGGTGCTGCGCTCCGACATCGGCCGGCTCACGGCCTCCGGGAACACGGCGGTCTACGACAGCCTGGAGGCGGCCTACGCACACCTCGGCCCGGGCAGCGCGAACACGTTCACCTCGATCGTGCTGATGACGGACGGCGAGTCCAACGCCGGTTCCCCTGCAGGGCGGTTCGACACGTTCTACGCGGGACTGCCGGCGGCGGGGCGCTCCACGCCCGTCTTCCCCGTCGTCTTCGGCGACGCGGACCGCGCGGAACTCCAGCACATCGCCGCACTCACCGGGGGCCGGCTGTTCGACGCGACGGGCGGCGACGCGGCTCTCGACGGCGCCTTCGAGGAGATCCGTGGCTACCAGTGACCAGGACCCCGCGGACCCCGGCCGGGTCGTCGGCTACCTGGAGTCCGGCAAGAACATCACGGGCTGCGCGGCGGGGCTCGTCGGCGTCGGCCTCGGTGCGGCGGGCCTCGCGGGCGCCTTCTGGCCTGCCGCCGTGGTGGGCCTTTACGCGGCGGGCGCGCTGATCTTCCCGCCGAAGCGCCCCACGGCGCCGGTGTTCACCGCGGACGCCACGACGGACGAACTGGACAGCGCGCGGGCGGACTTCGCCTCGTTGCGTACCTACCTCGCGGAGGTGGAACTGCCCGCGGGGGCACGCGCCACGGCGGACGAGCTGACCGAGGTGCTCGGCATGCTCCTCGAACCCGGGTGGGTCGGGGACGCCCTCGCCGGGGACCCGGAGGCGGTGCACGTGCTCTCGCGCGCGATCCGCCGCGACGTGCCGGAGTCGGTCGACTCGTACGTCAGGGTCCGCTGGTGGACGCGGCTCCAGCCGGGCGCGCAACCGCCCGAACGCCATCTGGAGCGGCAGCTCACCCTGCTGCGTGAGGAGGCCGGGTCCCTCGCCGCCGCCCTGCGCGAGAGCGAGTCGCGGCGCCAGCAGTCCCACACCCACTACCTGGAGAGCCGCCACCGGGAGCCGGGCGACGGCCTGCCGCGCGACGCCTGAACCCCCGCCGTGACGGGACCCGTTGCGCACCGCCGTGCCTGCGCCGGGCCCCCGCGCGGTGGGCCCCGGCGCGAGCTGCCGCCGGGCCCGCCCGCGTCAGGTGCCCTCGTTCCCGCGCAGTTCCTCGACGGCCACCCGCGCCGCCGCGCCGATGACGGCGTCGGCGCGCGGGAGCCTGGCGTCGGCGCGGGCGGCCTGCGTGAAGACCACGGCGGTGTAGGCGCTGCCGTCGGCGAGTTCGACCACGCCCGCCTCGTGCCGCATCGCGCCGAAGGTGCCCGTCTTCCCCGACACCCGCACGTCGTCGTAGGGGAAGCCGGACGCGAGCCGGTGGTTCCAGGGCTGCTTGCCCATGACGTCCCGCATGAAGCCGCAGCTCTCGGGGGACGCGGCCCGGCCGGTCCAGACGGCCCGGAGCAG
Encoded proteins:
- a CDS encoding substrate-binding and vWA domain-containing protein, with product MRTGSPGPRSRRTGPLRVLAAFAVTLLAATACTSGGRGGADGRVPVRATTPATYHQGTLRVLASSELSDMAKILTDARKATGVDVKMTYSGTLDAAELVADGGADGRYDAIWLSSNDYLRLLPGTGPKITDETPVMSSPVAIGVRAEDAGLLGRPASDVTWSDVYDAVTRRGLTYGMTDPARSNSGYAALISVTSALSDAQSALTQADVDRTSAKLTSFFSGQKLTSGSSGWLASAYRRDGSVNAMINYESVLTELNRTEHAGLSVIRPKDGVVTANYPFTLLTSAPQDARTSADALTGYLRTPAVQERISRQTYRRPVVPAAAPAPGLGTDKRRELPFPGSLAVAGGLLDAYENKLRRPSRTVYVLDTSGSMAGDRLARLKRALIGLTGSGTGGGGAGGGGASGDGAGGADDGFRDREQVTLMPFGTTVKQVTTRTVAPADPTASLAVLRSDIGRLTASGNTAVYDSLEAAYAHLGPGSANTFTSIVLMTDGESNAGSPAGRFDTFYAGLPAAGRSTPVFPVVFGDADRAELQHIAALTGGRLFDATGGDAALDGAFEEIRGYQ